In Seonamhaeicola sp. S2-3, the genomic window ATTTTTTCTATTCTTTATTACAACCGTATCATGTTTTTCACAAAATGATACAAGCACACCTTATTCTTTGTTTGGTTTGGGTATAGAAAACAAAACAGCTACAGGAGGCTTAACAGGATTAGGTAATACTGGAATAGCACAAAATAATGAAGGCGAAATAAACTTATATAATCCTGCTAGTTTAGGTAATATAAAACTAAAAACTTTCTTATATGAATTTGGTTTAAATGGTATGTACTCTACAATAAAAACCCATGATGTAAGTGAAAACACTTATGATTATAACGTATCTCATGTGGTAATGGCTTTTCCTTTAAAGAAAAATTTAGGGATGAGTTTTGGTCTGTTGCCTTATACAAAAGTAGGTTATGATATTGATATAGACGGTACAGCAGAAGGTTCTAATGAAGCATATTTAACTAGAATTACAGGTTCTGGAGGTTTAAATAAAGTTTACGTAGCTGGTGGGTATACTTTATTTGATAAACTTTCTTTAGGAGTAGACTTGTCTTACCTTTTTGGCTCAATTAATCAAGAAACTAATGTATATTATGACTATTATGTTAATATAACAGATGAAAATTATTACAGAGGAATGAAGCTAAAAGCAGGTTTACAGTATGATGTGTTTAAATCTGAAAACAAAGAAGTTACCGTAGGCGCTGTTGTAGAATTACCAACTAATTTAACAGGTAGCCAAGAAAGAAGTTCTTATAAAACTTCTGCTAGCGGTACATCAACTATTTTTGATAGTGAAGTTGATAATGATCTTGATGATTTTGAACTTCCTTTGTCTTTTGGTTTGGGCTTAACAACAAAGCTAAACGCATCATTAACAACAAGTTTTGATTATAAAAAATTGTTTTGGGATGATACTGACCAATTACAAAATAACGAACGTTATACAAACCAAGATATTTATGCCTTTGGTGCCGAATTTTCACCATTAAATAAAAATAGCTACTTAGGAAATGTTAAATATAGATTAGGTTTAAATTATAATACAGGGTTTTTAAGCATATCAGACCAAAAAATTGATAGTTATTTTGCATCAGTTGGTTTAGGCTTACCTTTATCTAACAGAGCAAGGTTAAATGTGGCTTATTCTTATGGAAGAGAAGGAACTATTCAAGATAATTTGGTACAAGAAAATTATCATAAAATCACTTTAAATTTAAGCTTTATAGGCAACTGGTTTAATAAAAGAAAGTACCAGTAACATATTAAAGAAGTCCTCTGGCTTTTATTTCTAAATACTTATTAATAGTATCAATGGTTAAGTTTTCTGGTGTAGTAAGAATAGAGTAGATACCATATTTTTTAAGCTCATTTACAATTAGGCGTTTTTCAAAAGCAAATTTTTCGGCAATTACTTTGTCATAAACTTGTTGAACTGTTTCGGCTTTATTGTGTATTAGGTTATTTAGTTCTGTATTTTTAAAGAAAATAACCACTAATAAATGACTTTTAGCTATACCTTTTAAATAGGGGAGTTGGCGGTGCAAACCATCTAAAGTTTCAAAATTTGTATAAAGTAAAATTAAACTTCGCTGGGTGATATTTCGTTTTATATCGGCATATAATCTGCCAAAATCACTTTCAAAAAAATCGGTATTCACATTGTAAAGTCCTTCTAAAATTAAATTCATTTGAGAAGATCTACGTTCTGCAACCACTCTGTTTTCAACTTTTTTTGAGAACGAAAAAATACCTGCTTTATCTTGTTTTTTTAAGGCTACGTTTGATATTACCAAAGCGGCATTTATAGCATAATCTAAAAGCGATAAACCATCAAAAGGCATTTTCATAACCCTTCCTTTATCTATAACCGAATAAATAGGTTGTGATTTTTCATCTTGATATTGGTTTACCATCAACTGGTTTTTCTTAGCAGTAGCTTTCCAGTTTATGGTTCGTAAATCATCGCCTAAAACATATTCTTTAATTTGTTCAAACTCCATAGTGTGTCCCAATTTGCGCACTTTTTTTATGCCGTATTGGTTTAGGTTGTTGCTTATAGCTAACAAATTGTATTTTCTTAATTGAATAAAACTGGGGTAGGTTGGTACCATTTCGCCATCATTAAAACTAAATCTACGAGCTACTAGTCCAAAAACTGATGATACATAAATGTTTAGTTTTCCAAAATGATATTCGCCACGTTCAGTAGGTCTTAATTCATATTCTAATTTGGTAATACTAGAAGGGGCAAGTTTTCGGTCTATTTTAAAATTTCTAACTTGAAATTGTACGGGTATTTCATCAATAACTCTAATGTAAATAGGAAACGTGTAAAAGTTTTCAATGCTTAAATGAATAGGATTTTGGTCTCCGTTTGATAATTTTTCTGGTAAAGTTCTAACACCTTTAATTCCTCGTTTTGTAGCAAAAAGAATTAATGTGTCTAGAAATGTTAAAGCAACTAAAACTAATAGCAATAACCGCACGGTATTAAACCATACAGGAAATACAAAACTGATGATAAATAAAATCATGATACCTATACAGGCATAAAAGAAACGGTTTTGTATGTAAAATGGTTTAAGGCGTTTCACTAATCTTGTTAAAAGTTAAAAGTTAAAAGTTAAAAGTTAAAAGTTTATCTTGGAATTTCAACAGCTTCAATAATTTGTTTTATAATTTGTTTGGTTGTAACACCTTCCATTTCGCGTTCTGGAGTAACTATTACTCTATGTTGCAATACGGGAATAGCAGCTTGTTTAATGTCTTCTGGTGTAACAAAATCTCTACCATTCATAGCGGCAAATGCTTTGCTTGCTTTTAAAATGGCAATGGAGGCTCTTGGTGAGGCGCCAAGGTATAAAAAAGGGTTGTTTCTGGTGTTCACAATAATATCTGCAATATATTTTACTAAATGCGATTCTATAATGACTTCATTTACTAAATCTTGAAATTTACCAATTTGTTCTTTTGATAAATGTGCGGTTATTTTATTGGTTTTTGTATCTCCTTTTAATGACTGCTCTCTATTTATAATTTCAATTTCTTCATCTA contains:
- a CDS encoding OmpP1/FadL family transporter, whose translation is MKKIQFFLFFITTVSCFSQNDTSTPYSLFGLGIENKTATGGLTGLGNTGIAQNNEGEINLYNPASLGNIKLKTFLYEFGLNGMYSTIKTHDVSENTYDYNVSHVVMAFPLKKNLGMSFGLLPYTKVGYDIDIDGTAEGSNEAYLTRITGSGGLNKVYVAGGYTLFDKLSLGVDLSYLFGSINQETNVYYDYYVNITDENYYRGMKLKAGLQYDVFKSENKEVTVGAVVELPTNLTGSQERSSYKTSASGTSTIFDSEVDNDLDDFELPLSFGLGLTTKLNASLTTSFDYKKLFWDDTDQLQNNERYTNQDIYAFGAEFSPLNKNSYLGNVKYRLGLNYNTGFLSISDQKIDSYFASVGLGLPLSNRARLNVAYSYGREGTIQDNLVQENYHKITLNLSFIGNWFNKRKYQ
- a CDS encoding DUF58 domain-containing protein, which produces MKRLKPFYIQNRFFYACIGIMILFIISFVFPVWFNTVRLLLLVLVALTFLDTLILFATKRGIKGVRTLPEKLSNGDQNPIHLSIENFYTFPIYIRVIDEIPVQFQVRNFKIDRKLAPSSITKLEYELRPTERGEYHFGKLNIYVSSVFGLVARRFSFNDGEMVPTYPSFIQLRKYNLLAISNNLNQYGIKKVRKLGHTMEFEQIKEYVLGDDLRTINWKATAKKNQLMVNQYQDEKSQPIYSVIDKGRVMKMPFDGLSLLDYAINAALVISNVALKKQDKAGIFSFSKKVENRVVAERRSSQMNLILEGLYNVNTDFFESDFGRLYADIKRNITQRSLILLYTNFETLDGLHRQLPYLKGIAKSHLLVVIFFKNTELNNLIHNKAETVQQVYDKVIAEKFAFEKRLIVNELKKYGIYSILTTPENLTIDTINKYLEIKARGLL